In the bacterium genome, one interval contains:
- the atpG gene encoding ATP synthase gamma chain, with protein sequence MATLRAIKNRIRSVTNIRQITKAMETVSATKLRRAQSRAEQGAPYADKMGEILANLVASLPKGTQVQHPLMEVRSEVKTVCLAVVASDKGLCGSFNTNVARVVKQEAAQWEAQGVKVLILPIGKKMREVFKRDPRVIEGYANLDQTIPFSELKMITDRLTGLFTSGDVDRVDFIFTRFINAAVQRVVSEPFLPLSRVSADDAGGTKERDYVFEPDPQTLFVSLLPAYARVKVFFVLAQNYASEHAARMVSMKNATDNASDLIKNLTLQRNKARQAAITKELSEIVGGAEALKG encoded by the coding sequence TTGGCAACGCTACGCGCCATCAAGAACCGCATCCGGTCGGTCACCAACATCCGCCAGATCACCAAGGCTATGGAAACGGTGTCGGCCACTAAGCTCCGACGCGCCCAGTCGCGGGCGGAGCAGGGTGCCCCCTACGCCGACAAGATGGGCGAAATCCTGGCGAATCTCGTGGCCAGCCTCCCCAAAGGGACCCAGGTCCAGCATCCGCTGATGGAAGTCCGCAGCGAGGTGAAGACGGTCTGCCTCGCCGTCGTGGCATCAGACAAGGGGCTCTGTGGCTCCTTCAACACCAACGTGGCCCGCGTGGTCAAGCAGGAAGCCGCCCAGTGGGAAGCCCAGGGCGTGAAAGTCCTGATTCTCCCCATCGGCAAGAAGATGCGGGAAGTCTTCAAGCGCGACCCCCGGGTGATCGAGGGCTACGCCAATCTCGACCAGACCATTCCGTTTAGCGAACTGAAAATGATCACGGACCGTCTCACCGGACTCTTCACCTCCGGCGATGTGGATCGTGTGGACTTCATCTTCACCCGCTTCATCAATGCGGCGGTCCAGCGGGTGGTCTCTGAGCCTTTCCTCCCCCTGAGCCGGGTCTCGGCAGATGATGCTGGCGGGACAAAGGAACGGGACTATGTTTTCGAGCCGGATCCCCAGACGCTGTTCGTAAGTCTGCTGCCGGCCTATGCCCGGGTGAAGGTCTTCTTTGTGCTGGCGCAGAACTATGCGTCGGAACATGCGGCCCGTATGGTGAGCATGAAGAACGCCACCGACAACGCATCGGACCTGATCAAGAATCTGACCCTGCAGCGCAACAAGGCGCGTCAGGCCGCGATCACCAAGGAACTCTCGGAAATTGTCGGCGGCGCGGAGGCCCTGAAGGGCTAG